Proteins encoded within one genomic window of Bradyrhizobium sp. AZCC 1719:
- a CDS encoding serine hydrolase domain-containing protein translates to MAAANQAAKVPAPSPSKLEPITEFFNNEVATGRLPGAVVLIQQHGRPVYLKCFGVQDVETKAPMTSDTIFALHSMTKPITSVAAMMLIDAGKLSPADPASKFIPGFADAKVLVDSDILDGKNVLTLVPADRPVTIMDLLRHTSGITYDYIGGKLIMKAYSESGLFDGRYTNKVFADRIARLPLARQPGTLWRYGHSTDVLGRIIEIVSGQTLYQFEKRHIFDPLGMTSTKFVLESADERARMAEPLPSDTILKLSEAERRAHPEWESGGGGLLSTLNDYARFAQMILNGGQLDGKRYLSPAAFKSMTSDHIGPGSGVARDYYYFPGDGFGYGYGFAVRTDPGNAKPPPPGSIGELKWDSGSGTYFGVDPKLDMIYILLEQTQNERGRITPAFRKLVYDAFATDE, encoded by the coding sequence ATGGCAGCAGCCAACCAAGCGGCCAAAGTCCCCGCGCCATCGCCGAGCAAGCTCGAACCTATCACCGAATTTTTCAACAACGAAGTTGCAACGGGGCGGTTGCCGGGCGCCGTCGTATTGATTCAGCAACACGGCAGGCCGGTCTATCTGAAATGTTTCGGCGTTCAGGACGTCGAGACCAAGGCTCCGATGACATCAGATACGATCTTTGCGCTTCATTCGATGACGAAGCCGATCACCAGTGTCGCGGCGATGATGCTGATCGATGCAGGCAAGCTCTCGCCCGCCGATCCCGCGTCCAAATTCATTCCGGGGTTTGCTGACGCGAAGGTACTTGTCGATTCTGACATTCTTGACGGCAAGAACGTTCTAACGCTTGTCCCGGCAGATCGGCCGGTGACCATTATGGATCTACTACGCCATACGTCGGGCATCACGTACGATTACATCGGCGGCAAGCTGATCATGAAGGCCTATTCGGAATCGGGCCTTTTCGATGGGCGTTACACCAACAAGGTGTTTGCCGATCGCATCGCCAGATTGCCCCTGGCACGACAACCCGGAACGCTTTGGCGTTACGGACATTCAACCGACGTCCTCGGACGCATCATCGAGATCGTATCCGGGCAGACACTCTATCAGTTTGAAAAGCGGCATATCTTCGATCCGCTCGGCATGACCAGCACGAAATTCGTGCTGGAAAGTGCCGACGAACGCGCGCGGATGGCGGAGCCGCTGCCAAGCGATACCATCCTGAAACTTTCGGAGGCTGAACGCCGTGCCCATCCGGAATGGGAATCCGGCGGCGGCGGGTTGCTCTCGACGCTGAACGACTATGCCCGTTTTGCCCAGATGATCCTCAACGGCGGGCAACTCGATGGCAAACGGTACCTCAGCCCGGCCGCATTCAAGTCGATGACGTCAGACCATATCGGGCCTGGCTCCGGCGTCGCGCGGGATTATTACTACTTTCCAGGAGATGGCTTTGGCTACGGCTATGGCTTTGCCGTACGCACCGATCCGGGAAATGCCAAGCCGCCGCCGCCAGGTTCGATCGGCGAACTCAAATGGGATAGCGGCAGCGGTACCTATTTCGGTGTCGACCCGAAGCTGGACATGATCTACATCCTGCTGGAGCAGACCCAGAACGAACGTGGACGCATCACACCCGCGTTCAGAAAACTGGTTTACGACGCGTTTGCCACGGACGAATGA
- a CDS encoding potassium channel family protein: MSFASFQNDVRQLYVGATPEGVRFRYALLTFDTVTVLFIIATSFFPSNNITEILDVLFGIVILVDFSARLLVSRHRMLEFTRFSTWTDVVAIISFLAPLAGEAGGFLRILRTLRLLRDYQMLVRLRQDSSFFRRNEEVIFAVTNLAVFIFVMTAIVYETQKFRNPQISNYADALYFTVTALTTTGFGDITLHGTVGRMISVVIMIFGVTLFFNLARALLSPNKVRFACPTCGLQRHDSDAVHCKACGTVLNIPDEGLT, from the coding sequence ATGTCATTTGCCTCGTTCCAGAACGATGTCCGACAGCTCTACGTGGGTGCAACGCCGGAAGGCGTCCGTTTTCGCTACGCACTACTGACGTTCGATACCGTAACCGTCCTGTTCATCATCGCGACGTCGTTTTTCCCCTCCAACAATATCACTGAAATACTCGATGTCCTGTTCGGCATCGTGATCCTGGTGGATTTTTCCGCGCGGCTGCTCGTCAGCCGGCATCGAATGCTGGAGTTCACGCGCTTCTCGACATGGACGGATGTCGTCGCGATCATTTCATTCCTGGCGCCGCTGGCCGGAGAGGCCGGTGGTTTTCTGCGGATACTGCGAACGCTGCGGCTGCTGCGCGACTACCAGATGCTGGTGCGGCTGCGCCAGGATAGTTCATTCTTCCGGCGCAACGAGGAAGTGATCTTCGCGGTGACCAATCTGGCGGTCTTCATCTTCGTGATGACTGCGATCGTCTATGAGACCCAAAAATTCCGTAACCCTCAGATATCGAATTATGCCGACGCGCTCTATTTCACCGTCACCGCGCTCACGACGACCGGCTTTGGCGACATCACCCTGCACGGGACTGTCGGCCGCATGATCTCGGTCGTCATCATGATTTTCGGAGTCACCCTGTTTTTCAATCTTGCCCGCGCGCTGCTCTCGCCCAACAAGGTGCGGTTTGCTTGTCCCACCTGCGGATTACAGCGCCATGACAGCGATGCGGTTCACTGCAAGGCCTGCGGTACGGTGTTGAATATTCCCGATGAAGGTTTGACGTAG
- a CDS encoding L,D-transpeptidase family protein, with product MIRLFAGLILLACFVHPAFAGPDAAAVNNAEFRGKPPANDKIDPIVVKAQVLLDRANFSPGEIDGKLGENAQKALRAFAEAKGLIVNKQPLTPEVWRALIATSADAIVVDYKIAAADVKGPFLKKLPARMENMKGLKALNYTSPREAIAEKFHMSEALLAALNPGKKFDQADQTISVINVMAKETKPIATRVEVDKSSQTVKAFANSDLIAFFPATVGSEEKPTPSGVLKVISIDARPYYRYNPDYKFKEVRSRRAFTIKPGPNNPVGTQWIGLSAEGYGIHGTANPSKISKAESHGCVRLTNWDADKLAKLLKKGVEIAFIEREAANRK from the coding sequence ATGATCCGCTTGTTTGCCGGGCTGATCCTGCTCGCCTGCTTTGTCCACCCAGCCTTCGCGGGCCCCGATGCGGCGGCGGTCAACAACGCGGAGTTCAGGGGCAAGCCGCCGGCCAACGACAAGATCGATCCCATTGTCGTCAAGGCCCAGGTGCTGCTCGACCGCGCTAATTTTTCGCCGGGCGAGATCGACGGCAAGCTCGGCGAGAACGCCCAGAAAGCCTTGCGGGCGTTCGCCGAAGCCAAAGGCCTCATCGTCAACAAGCAGCCACTGACCCCGGAGGTCTGGCGCGCTTTGATCGCGACCAGCGCGGATGCCATCGTCGTCGACTACAAGATCGCAGCGGCAGACGTGAAGGGGCCGTTCCTAAAGAAGCTGCCCGCCAGGATGGAAAACATGAAAGGGCTGAAGGCGCTCAATTACACCAGCCCGCGCGAGGCCATCGCCGAAAAATTTCACATGAGCGAGGCACTGCTCGCGGCCCTCAACCCCGGCAAGAAATTCGACCAGGCCGACCAAACGATCTCGGTAATCAATGTGATGGCGAAAGAGACGAAACCAATTGCAACCCGTGTCGAGGTCGACAAGAGCTCCCAGACCGTCAAGGCGTTCGCGAATTCCGACCTGATCGCCTTCTTTCCCGCAACCGTCGGAAGCGAGGAAAAGCCGACCCCGAGCGGCGTGCTCAAGGTGATCTCGATCGATGCCCGCCCGTACTACCGCTACAACCCGGATTATAAGTTCAAGGAAGTCAGATCCAGGCGCGCCTTCACGATCAAGCCCGGGCCGAACAATCCCGTCGGAACGCAGTGGATCGGACTTTCCGCGGAAGGCTACGGCATTCACGGCACGGCAAATCCGTCGAAAATAAGCAAGGCGGAATCGCACGGCTGCGTTCGTCTCACCAACTGGGATGCAGACAAGCTGGCCAAGCTGCTGAAGAAAGGCGTAGAGATTGCTTTCATCGAGCGCGAGGCGGCCAACAGGAAGTGA
- a CDS encoding flavin reductase family protein gives MDAKSPKDLHFYEPKNGHGLKHDPFNAIIAPRPIGWISSRDGKGNINLAPYSFFNAFCYHPPIIGFSSTNWKDSAGNIQETGEFVWNLATMDLAKQMNATAAHVAPEVDEFKLAGLTAASCKLVNVPRVAESPVAFECKLTQIIQLQGKDGEKAQAWLTLGEVVAVHIDKAFIKDGVYQTGLAHPIVRAGRRGDYFEIKPENMFEMIRPD, from the coding sequence ATGGACGCCAAGAGCCCAAAAGACCTGCATTTCTACGAGCCGAAGAACGGCCACGGCCTCAAGCACGACCCCTTCAACGCCATCATCGCGCCGCGCCCGATCGGGTGGATTTCCTCGCGCGATGGCAAGGGCAACATCAATCTGGCGCCTTACAGCTTCTTCAACGCCTTCTGCTATCACCCGCCGATCATTGGCTTTTCCTCCACCAACTGGAAAGACAGCGCGGGTAATATCCAGGAGACCGGGGAGTTCGTCTGGAATCTCGCCACGATGGATCTGGCGAAGCAGATGAACGCGACGGCGGCCCACGTTGCCCCTGAAGTCGATGAGTTCAAGCTCGCAGGCCTTACGGCCGCGTCTTGCAAGCTCGTCAACGTGCCCCGGGTGGCGGAAAGCCCTGTTGCCTTCGAATGCAAGCTGACGCAGATCATCCAGTTGCAGGGCAAGGACGGCGAAAAGGCGCAGGCTTGGCTGACGCTGGGCGAAGTCGTTGCCGTCCATATCGACAAGGCTTTTATCAAGGACGGCGTCTACCAGACCGGGCTTGCCCATCCGATCGTCCGCGCCGGCCGCCGCGGCGACTATTTCGAGATCAAGCCGGAAAACATGTTCGAGATGATCCGGCCTGATTAA
- a CDS encoding TetR/AcrR family transcriptional regulator, whose translation MTLISEHIETDTREKILVVAERLFRQIGYQKTTVADIAKELRMSPANVYRFFDSKKAIHEGVARTLMGEVEVEAQRIAQAAGPASVRLRQMIKTINRMNTERYVGDSKLHEMVEIAMQEDWGVCVAHMEMVARTIGQVIGQGAASGEFEVVDLQLASLCACTAMMRFFHPQMIAQCATKPGPTIDEMIDFVIAGLSPRAKAN comes from the coding sequence ATGACGCTGATTTCGGAACACATCGAGACTGACACCCGCGAGAAGATCCTCGTGGTGGCGGAGCGTCTGTTCAGGCAGATCGGCTACCAGAAGACGACGGTCGCCGACATCGCCAAGGAATTGCGGATGAGCCCCGCCAACGTCTATCGCTTCTTCGATTCGAAGAAGGCGATCCACGAAGGCGTGGCGCGGACCCTGATGGGCGAGGTCGAGGTCGAGGCGCAACGGATCGCGCAGGCGGCCGGGCCGGCGTCGGTCCGCCTCCGCCAGATGATCAAGACCATCAATCGCATGAACACCGAGCGCTATGTCGGCGATTCCAAGCTGCATGAGATGGTCGAGATCGCGATGCAGGAGGACTGGGGCGTCTGCGTCGCTCATATGGAGATGGTTGCCCGGACCATCGGCCAGGTGATCGGGCAGGGCGCCGCCTCCGGCGAGTTCGAGGTTGTCGATTTGCAGCTCGCCTCGCTGTGCGCCTGCACCGCGATGATGCGGTTCTTCCACCCGCAGATGATCGCGCAATGCGCCACCAAGCCCGGCCCGACGATCGACGAAATGATCGATTTCGTCATTGCCGGCCTCTCGCCACGCGCCAAGGCGAATTGA
- a CDS encoding efflux RND transporter permease subunit, translating into MKRFNLSGWAVSHPTLILFLMIVLGVAGFFSYQRLGRAEDPFFTVKVVNVSAIWPGATAHEMQTQVADPIEKKLQELPFFEKVQTYSKPSFTALQVTFKDSTPPKDVPYLFYLLRKKLADVQGQLPAGLLGPNVNDEFSDVDSILYMMTGDGADYAQLKKAAEGMRQRLLKVPGVTKVNLYGTQDERIFVEFSHAKLATLGITPQALFDSLAKQNNVTPAGTVETSSQRVPLRVTGALDGVKAVAETPVESNGRVFRLGDIATVTHGFVDPPTFVARQEGKPAIGIGIVTTKGANILQLGEDVEKATNDFMKAVPQGIEVEQIADQPKVVERAVGEFVHSFIEALAIVLFVSFVALGWRTGIVVATSVPLVLAIVFIVMNAMSIDLHRITLGALIIALGLLVDDAIIAVEMMVVKMEQGWDRVRAAAFAWESTAFPMLTGTLVTAAGFLPIGFANSAVGEYAGGIFWIVAISLVASWFVAVIFTPYIGVKLLPNIAVHHNHDPHAIYETRMYRGLRAVVQWCVDHRIKVVAATVGVFALSIVGFGNVQQQFFPLSERPELFLQLRLPEGTAFNVTEKSVKKAEALLKDDKDIATYTAYVGQGSPRFWLGLNPQLPNEAFAEIVIVSKDVEARERIKARLEKAVTEGELSEARVRIDRFNFGPPVGFPVQFRVIGPDANTVRDIAYKVRDVMKQNPNVVEPQLDWNEQSPYLKLVVDQDRARALGLTPQDVSQALAMLISGAPVTTIRDGIEKVGVVARAVPSERLDLGRVGELTVTSRNGVAVPLQQIARIEYSHEEPIMWRRNRDMAITVRTDVVDGVQAPDVTNQIWPKLKEIRDQLEPAYRIEPGGAFEESEKGNASIALLFPLMALVMLTLLMIQLQSFSRLILVFLTAPLGIVGASLGLNIANQPFGFVALLGLIALAGMIMRNAVILVDQIEADVSQGLTRKEAIVEATVRRARPVVLTALAAILAMIPLSRSAFWGPMAITIMGGLFVATFLTLLYLPGLYALWFRKSLDESGQADQSDLAAQHEPKLHPAVPHAIPLADAAE; encoded by the coding sequence ATGAAGCGCTTCAATCTTTCGGGCTGGGCGGTAAGCCATCCGACCCTGATTCTGTTCCTGATGATCGTGCTCGGCGTCGCCGGCTTCTTCTCCTATCAGCGGCTCGGCCGCGCCGAGGACCCGTTCTTCACCGTGAAGGTGGTGAACGTTTCTGCGATCTGGCCGGGCGCGACCGCGCACGAAATGCAGACCCAGGTCGCCGACCCCATCGAAAAGAAGCTGCAGGAATTGCCGTTCTTCGAGAAGGTGCAGACCTATTCCAAGCCGTCGTTCACGGCGCTGCAGGTCACCTTCAAGGATTCGACGCCGCCGAAGGACGTGCCCTATCTGTTTTATCTGTTGCGCAAGAAGCTCGCTGACGTGCAGGGCCAGTTGCCCGCAGGGCTGCTCGGGCCGAACGTCAACGACGAATTCTCCGACGTCGATTCCATTCTCTACATGATGACCGGCGACGGCGCCGACTACGCGCAATTGAAGAAGGCTGCCGAAGGCATGCGCCAGCGCCTGTTGAAGGTTCCCGGCGTCACCAAGGTCAATCTCTACGGCACCCAGGACGAGCGCATCTTCGTCGAATTCTCCCACGCCAAGCTCGCAACGCTCGGCATCACGCCGCAGGCGCTGTTCGATTCGCTCGCCAAGCAGAACAACGTCACGCCCGCGGGCACCGTGGAGACTTCCTCGCAGCGCGTGCCATTGCGCGTCACCGGCGCGCTCGATGGCGTCAAGGCAGTTGCGGAAACCCCGGTTGAAAGCAACGGCCGCGTGTTTCGGCTCGGCGATATCGCGACCGTCACCCACGGCTTCGTCGATCCCCCGACCTTCGTCGCCCGCCAGGAAGGCAAGCCCGCGATCGGCATCGGCATCGTCACCACCAAGGGTGCCAACATCCTTCAGCTCGGCGAGGATGTCGAGAAGGCGACTAACGATTTCATGAAAGCCGTGCCGCAGGGCATCGAGGTCGAACAGATCGCCGACCAGCCAAAGGTGGTCGAGCGCGCGGTTGGCGAGTTCGTGCATTCCTTCATCGAGGCGCTGGCGATCGTGCTGTTCGTCTCGTTCGTCGCGCTCGGCTGGCGCACCGGCATCGTGGTGGCAACGTCGGTGCCGCTGGTGCTGGCGATCGTCTTCATCGTCATGAACGCGATGTCGATCGACCTGCACCGCATCACGCTTGGCGCCTTGATCATCGCGCTCGGCCTTCTGGTCGACGACGCCATCATCGCAGTCGAGATGATGGTAGTAAAAATGGAGCAGGGCTGGGACCGCGTTCGCGCGGCCGCTTTTGCCTGGGAATCAACTGCGTTTCCGATGCTCACGGGAACGCTGGTCACGGCCGCTGGCTTCCTCCCCATCGGCTTTGCCAATTCGGCGGTCGGCGAATATGCCGGCGGCATCTTCTGGATCGTGGCGATCTCGCTGGTCGCCTCCTGGTTTGTCGCGGTGATCTTCACGCCCTATATCGGCGTGAAGCTGTTGCCCAACATTGCGGTCCACCACAACCACGATCCGCACGCGATCTACGAGACGCGGATGTATCGCGGCTTGCGCGCCGTGGTGCAGTGGTGCGTCGACCACCGTATCAAGGTGGTGGCAGCGACGGTCGGCGTGTTCGCGCTGTCGATCGTGGGCTTCGGCAATGTGCAGCAGCAGTTCTTCCCGCTTTCCGAACGGCCTGAGCTGTTCCTGCAGCTACGCCTGCCGGAAGGAACCGCCTTCAACGTCACGGAAAAGTCCGTCAAGAAGGCCGAGGCGCTCTTGAAGGACGACAAGGATATCGCGACCTACACCGCCTATGTCGGTCAGGGTTCGCCCCGCTTCTGGCTCGGCCTCAATCCGCAACTGCCCAACGAGGCCTTTGCCGAGATCGTGATCGTCTCCAAGGACGTCGAGGCCCGTGAGCGGATCAAGGCGCGGCTGGAGAAGGCGGTCACCGAGGGCGAACTGTCCGAAGCGCGCGTTCGCATCGACCGCTTCAATTTCGGCCCGCCGGTCGGTTTCCCCGTCCAGTTCCGCGTGATCGGCCCCGACGCCAACACCGTGCGTGACATCGCCTACAAGGTCCGCGATGTCATGAAGCAAAATCCCAATGTCGTGGAACCGCAACTCGACTGGAACGAGCAGTCGCCTTACCTGAAGCTCGTGGTCGATCAGGACCGGGCGAGGGCGCTCGGCCTCACCCCGCAGGACGTCTCGCAGGCGCTCGCCATGCTGATCTCCGGTGCGCCGGTCACCACCATCCGCGACGGCATCGAGAAGGTCGGCGTGGTCGCGCGCGCGGTACCGTCGGAGCGGCTGGACCTCGGCCGCGTCGGCGAACTGACCGTGACGTCGCGCAACGGCGTCGCCGTCCCGCTGCAGCAGATTGCCAGGATCGAATATTCCCATGAGGAGCCGATCATGTGGCGGCGCAACCGCGATATGGCGATCACGGTGCGTACCGACGTCGTCGACGGCGTGCAGGCGCCCGACGTCACCAACCAGATCTGGCCGAAACTGAAGGAAATCCGCGACCAACTCGAGCCGGCCTACCGGATAGAGCCGGGCGGCGCGTTCGAGGAATCCGAGAAGGGCAACGCTTCGATCGCCCTGCTGTTTCCGCTGATGGCGCTGGTGATGCTTACCCTGCTGATGATCCAGTTGCAGAGCTTCTCGCGTCTGATCCTGGTGTTCCTGACCGCGCCGCTCGGCATCGTCGGCGCCTCGCTCGGTCTCAACATTGCCAACCAGCCGTTCGGCTTCGTGGCGCTGCTCGGACTGATCGCGCTGGCCGGCATGATCATGCGCAACGCCGTCATCCTGGTCGATCAGATTGAGGCCGACGTTTCCCAAGGCCTGACGCGGAAGGAGGCCATCGTCGAAGCCACCGTCCGGCGCGCCCGGCCGGTGGTGCTGACGGCGCTGGCGGCGATCCTGGCCATGATCCCGCTGTCGCGTTCCGCCTTCTGGGGGCCGATGGCGATCACCATCATGGGCGGCTTGTTCGTTGCAACCTTCCTGACCCTGCTGTACCTGCCGGGTCTTTACGCCCTGTGGTTCAGGAAGAGCCTGGATGAAAGCGGCCAGGCCGATCAATCCGATCTTGCGGCGCAACATGAGCCCAAGTTGCATCCGGCCGTACCGCACGCAATTCCGCTTGCCGACGCCGCAGAATAA
- a CDS encoding efflux RND transporter periplasmic adaptor subunit, producing the protein MFARSIFSSYYRLLTGAFLALAVFVLAGCNEKATEAAAPGRPVLVATVHYAAETPERSFVGTIRPRIETDMGFRVPGKVARRLVEVGQTVDVGQPLATLDEVDLKLQAEQAEAEFRAATGVLAQAGAAEQRAKDLRAKGWTTDAQMDQSRAAADEARARLNRAERQVELTKNSLSYATLVADTRGVVTATLIDPGQVVAAGQTAVRVARFAEKEAVVAIPETLVGRAKSGTATVTLWTDSEKKYAAKLREIAPSADPATRTYLAKFSLPEADDKVSLGMTATLTLADAASERVAKLPLSALFSQGSNPALYIVDDSGAIALKPVVVKSYESNAVVISGGVNEGAKVVALGVQKLDPAQKVRVVSSLSF; encoded by the coding sequence ATGTTCGCCCGGTCCATTTTCTCTAGCTATTACAGGCTCTTGACGGGAGCCTTTCTGGCGCTTGCGGTGTTCGTGCTGGCTGGCTGCAATGAAAAGGCGACCGAGGCGGCCGCTCCCGGGCGCCCGGTTCTGGTTGCCACCGTGCACTATGCGGCCGAGACGCCGGAACGCAGTTTCGTCGGCACCATCCGTCCCCGGATTGAGACCGACATGGGTTTTCGCGTCCCCGGCAAGGTTGCCCGGCGTCTGGTCGAGGTCGGCCAGACCGTAGATGTCGGCCAGCCGCTCGCCACCCTCGATGAGGTCGATCTGAAGCTGCAGGCCGAGCAGGCGGAGGCCGAATTCCGCGCCGCCACCGGCGTGCTGGCGCAGGCTGGCGCCGCCGAGCAGCGCGCCAAGGATCTGCGCGCCAAGGGCTGGACCACCGACGCCCAGATGGATCAGAGCCGCGCCGCCGCCGACGAAGCGCGCGCACGCCTCAATCGGGCCGAGCGGCAGGTCGAACTCACCAAGAACTCGCTGTCTTATGCAACGCTGGTCGCCGATACCCGCGGCGTGGTCACCGCGACCTTGATCGACCCCGGCCAGGTCGTCGCCGCCGGCCAGACCGCAGTCCGCGTCGCCCGCTTTGCCGAGAAGGAGGCCGTGGTCGCGATTCCCGAGACGCTGGTCGGCCGCGCCAAGTCCGGCACCGCCACCGTGACGCTGTGGACGGATTCGGAAAAGAAATATGCCGCGAAGTTGCGCGAGATCGCGCCTTCCGCAGACCCCGCGACGCGGACCTATCTTGCCAAATTCTCGCTGCCGGAAGCCGACGACAAGGTCTCGCTTGGCATGACCGCCACCCTGACGCTTGCCGATGCCGCCAGCGAGCGTGTGGCAAAACTGCCGCTGTCGGCGCTGTTCAGCCAGGGCAGCAATCCCGCGCTCTATATCGTCGACGATTCCGGCGCGATCGCACTGAAGCCGGTCGTCGTGAAATCCTACGAGAGCAATGCCGTCGTGATTTCAGGCGGCGTCAACGAAGGCGCCAAGGTGGTTGCGCTCGGCGTGCAGAAGCTCGATCCAGCCCAGAAGGTTCGGGTGGTCTCGTCGCTGTCGTTCTAG
- a CDS encoding winged helix-turn-helix domain-containing protein, whose product MPRATKPHPLTKLEARRIWLHAQRLDTSEPFGAGPQAVAAAVDHLGYVQIDTIHVIERCHHHILYSRIPAYARADLRQAQSVDKSVFEYWTHALSYVPAKDFRFFVPAMREHRREGHRWFASVKPEDTRKVMRLLRRDGALTIRDIEDDILTEKEHLWQSRKPSKRALQLAFYTGEVTISERTGMLKTYELMTRHFGWDKPPKPAPSADITAYLLDRALRSQGVVSLDSVCHLDAPSKPAVRRLIEARVRRKELVPVALEGAGKQEHWARPEVLEANGTADVSDGPVHILSPFDPLIIQRKRTELFFDYGHRFEAYVPKEKRLFGYFALPVLVDEDIVAAIDLKTDRQNKKLLMQKWSWVGKGAVRAARKDYKRRIEEELDRFERFQLGE is encoded by the coding sequence ATGCCCCGCGCGACTAAACCCCATCCCCTGACCAAGCTGGAAGCCCGGCGAATCTGGCTGCACGCTCAACGGCTCGATACCAGCGAACCGTTCGGCGCCGGACCGCAGGCGGTCGCGGCCGCGGTAGACCATCTGGGCTATGTGCAGATCGACACCATCCACGTCATCGAGCGCTGTCATCACCACATTCTCTATAGCCGCATCCCGGCCTACGCCCGCGCCGACCTGCGCCAGGCGCAGAGCGTCGACAAGAGCGTGTTCGAATACTGGACCCACGCGCTTTCCTATGTGCCGGCGAAGGATTTTCGCTTCTTCGTTCCGGCGATGCGAGAGCACCGGCGCGAAGGCCACCGGTGGTTTGCTTCCGTCAAGCCGGAGGACACCCGCAAAGTGATGCGGCTGTTGCGGCGCGACGGCGCACTCACGATCCGCGACATCGAGGACGACATTCTGACCGAGAAAGAGCATCTGTGGCAGAGCCGAAAACCCTCGAAGCGGGCGCTGCAGCTTGCGTTCTACACCGGCGAGGTGACGATCTCCGAACGCACCGGCATGCTCAAGACCTACGAGCTGATGACGCGGCATTTCGGTTGGGACAAGCCGCCAAAGCCGGCTCCCTCCGCTGACATCACCGCCTATCTGCTCGACCGCGCGCTTCGCTCCCAAGGCGTCGTCAGCCTGGATTCCGTCTGCCATCTCGACGCGCCGAGCAAGCCCGCGGTGCGGCGCCTGATCGAGGCGCGGGTGCGGCGCAAGGAACTGGTACCGGTCGCGCTCGAAGGCGCAGGCAAGCAGGAGCATTGGGCCCGGCCGGAAGTGCTGGAGGCGAATGGGACGGCGGATGTAAGCGATGGCCCGGTGCACATCCTCTCGCCGTTCGATCCCCTGATCATCCAGCGCAAGCGCACCGAACTGTTCTTTGACTACGGCCACCGCTTCGAGGCCTATGTGCCGAAGGAGAAGCGCCTGTTCGGCTATTTTGCGCTGCCGGTGCTGGTCGACGAAGACATCGTCGCCGCCATCGATCTCAAAACCGACCGCCAGAACAAGAAACTCCTGATGCAGAAATGGAGCTGGGTCGGCAAGGGCGCGGTGAGGGCGGCGCGCAAGGACTACAAGCGGCGTATCGAGGAAGAGCTGGATCGCTTCGAGCGCTTTCAGTTGGGGGAGTAG
- a CDS encoding OmpA family protein, whose amino-acid sequence MTRFLSIMTIGAALSMTAGLAVAGETVSADKILDALKPKPGATRGLSSGSQQPVDAAAKAKEIGFVDTLRNRKTRSLSLGERQEIAELAASKPKIDLEIQFDYNSADISKNSVSAVQELGKALSDSSLKGSTFVVAGHTDAIGSEAYNQDLSERRADTIKKYLTEKYGIAGSNLVTVGYGETKPKDANAPMDPTNRRVQVVNMDSKTASK is encoded by the coding sequence ATGACCCGCTTTCTCTCGATCATGACTATCGGCGCCGCGCTCTCGATGACGGCGGGGCTAGCCGTCGCCGGCGAGACCGTCTCGGCCGACAAGATCCTGGACGCTCTGAAGCCGAAGCCGGGCGCGACCCGCGGCCTTTCGAGCGGCTCGCAGCAGCCGGTGGATGCTGCCGCAAAGGCCAAGGAGATCGGCTTCGTCGATACCCTACGCAACCGCAAGACCCGGTCGCTGTCGCTCGGCGAGCGCCAGGAAATCGCGGAACTTGCCGCGAGCAAGCCGAAGATCGATCTCGAAATTCAGTTCGACTACAACTCGGCCGACATCAGCAAGAACTCGGTTTCCGCGGTGCAGGAACTCGGCAAGGCGCTCTCCGATTCGAGCCTGAAGGGTTCGACCTTTGTGGTCGCCGGTCATACCGACGCGATCGGCAGCGAGGCCTACAACCAGGATCTTTCCGAGCGCCGTGCCGATACGATCAAGAAGTACCTGACCGAGAAGTACGGCATCGCCGGTTCCAATCTCGTGACGGTCGGTTACGGCGAGACCAAGCCGAAGGATGCGAACGCGCCGATGGACCCTACCAACCGCCGCGTTCAGGTTGTCAACATGGATAGCAAGACCGCCTCCAAGTGA